Proteins found in one Paenibacillus dendritiformis genomic segment:
- a CDS encoding M60 family metallopeptidase, giving the protein MSTRTGKRMRIAACALGLSMVMGQAAAGAYPTDAYVTGAYAADEDAAHAYAVDRGFAAAKTRAQTEPGSGNRARAASQHDLDVIYRDLGGYPSVSATYNGGVAAIGDSAFVLAANPETTPILAAARYGAGRVVVAGDDSYFKFTSDMTDDRRTVARNILIWATEEAEPLTYQDALDGAGTLPLLTATSKSFTADSRYPIQVLTSDSFHSFELDPARYPVAYVDATMKQDEIDTLASYVERGGSIVVAMKGWVMEQYPNVFLGEAYQGRTAKLNEDYPLQRLLNRMGLGLMNNIATTKTETFPKLTEEGANHYHAAALVDQAKRVEAGELDPNLLEIGPAGADAKKKLQVLAAITGGTFGGLTAESPMHAQIQQDAEQLDTDLSFPLDRSLSPYSSALLAYKLSLVGNQLDAPKSPYADNFPGPVPADAPRVRQKTVAVDFDYSTFDHLRQGTVPKNWISTGLYAPAGEWLTVHVPEGTAGLDVQVGAHTDNLTSQNVWKRIPVVTQRKALAPGENRIRSPYGGLLYLIPTKPQAGVQKDIAIQGGVEAPYYVLGQTTEEEWRTDISQRPAPWAELQGRRVILTLPSEYVRNLGDPKPLLEQWDRIVEYTDEVAGLSPDAPMPHRSVNLPFRYVADRQISAGFMHAGYPIMFQIDPSAAHAVDIERVTRNGWGFWHETGHEYQQGPWSWDVTGEVTVNIYSLYVQQKFGNPSNLLTRNSEGQDFYDRARDYLEQSDPGTTVYGKSGQDLFVNLVLFRQLSLAYGWDFYQELHRAYRELPANQLPADNQAKIDLFVVMASKTAGEDLTEFFDKWFVKYTPGTVKAQIAALNLPKPSQPIWELRESEGIEAPVIELAPDQEWTKEKVEVKVTNPTPIEEGSGLRNQYKIGEAGTWTEYREPFTIDAEGETNVYARVRQLSGVTSDEVMASVKIDRTAPIIEASVTDIVYGSAPVTLPIAATDALSGVQAITVLLDGVPLEAPYVIVPSELAAGRHELKITASDHAGNVREATLAFTVVKTVSVQDLYEVVDRAEAEGRITNRGIVQALKSHIAKVEKGDLNDPDTYRALEQFIQAQSGKHIDEQTASELLRLIAQLKDA; this is encoded by the coding sequence TTGAGTACAAGAACAGGCAAGAGGATGCGAATCGCGGCATGCGCGTTGGGGCTGTCCATGGTGATGGGGCAGGCGGCTGCTGGGGCATACCCCACAGACGCATATGTCACTGGGGCATACGCCGCAGATGAAGACGCCGCACACGCATACGCCGTCGACAGAGGCTTCGCCGCCGCCAAGACGCGGGCGCAGACGGAGCCCGGGAGCGGGAACCGGGCGCGGGCAGCTTCGCAGCATGATCTGGATGTGATCTACCGTGACCTGGGGGGATATCCTTCCGTATCGGCCACCTACAATGGAGGCGTCGCCGCCATCGGGGACAGCGCCTTCGTGCTGGCCGCCAATCCGGAGACGACGCCGATTCTGGCGGCGGCCCGTTACGGCGCAGGGCGGGTCGTCGTCGCCGGGGACGATTCTTACTTCAAATTCACCTCCGATATGACCGATGATCGCCGCACGGTCGCCCGCAATATCCTCATCTGGGCAACCGAAGAAGCGGAACCTCTCACTTATCAGGATGCGCTTGACGGCGCAGGCACGCTCCCTCTGCTCACGGCGACAAGCAAGAGCTTTACCGCAGATTCCCGTTATCCGATCCAAGTGTTGACAAGTGATTCCTTCCATTCGTTCGAGCTCGATCCTGCCCGCTACCCGGTTGCCTATGTGGACGCGACGATGAAGCAGGACGAGATCGATACGCTGGCTTCCTATGTGGAGCGGGGCGGCAGCATCGTCGTGGCGATGAAAGGATGGGTCATGGAGCAATATCCGAATGTGTTCCTGGGGGAGGCGTATCAGGGACGCACGGCCAAGCTGAACGAGGATTATCCGCTTCAGAGGCTGCTGAACCGGATGGGGCTCGGCCTGATGAACAATATTGCGACCACGAAGACAGAGACGTTCCCCAAGCTGACGGAAGAGGGGGCGAATCATTATCACGCGGCTGCTCTGGTTGATCAGGCGAAGCGGGTAGAAGCAGGGGAGTTGGATCCGAATCTGCTCGAGATTGGCCCGGCGGGAGCCGATGCGAAGAAGAAGCTGCAGGTGCTGGCAGCCATCACCGGGGGCACCTTCGGCGGCCTGACCGCGGAGAGTCCGATGCATGCGCAGATTCAACAGGACGCCGAGCAGCTGGACACGGATCTGAGCTTCCCGCTTGACCGCTCCCTGTCTCCTTATTCCAGCGCCTTGCTCGCGTACAAGTTAAGTCTGGTCGGCAATCAGCTTGACGCTCCGAAATCCCCGTATGCCGACAACTTCCCGGGACCCGTTCCCGCCGATGCGCCGCGAGTGCGGCAGAAGACGGTCGCGGTTGATTTCGATTATTCGACCTTTGATCATTTGCGCCAAGGCACGGTGCCGAAAAATTGGATTAGCACCGGATTATATGCGCCGGCAGGGGAATGGCTGACGGTTCATGTTCCGGAAGGAACGGCCGGGCTGGATGTGCAGGTGGGCGCGCATACGGATAATTTGACGAGCCAAAATGTATGGAAACGCATTCCTGTCGTCACCCAGCGGAAGGCGCTGGCGCCGGGCGAGAATCGAATCCGCAGCCCGTACGGCGGACTTCTCTATCTCATTCCGACGAAGCCGCAGGCAGGCGTCCAGAAGGACATTGCGATTCAGGGCGGAGTCGAGGCTCCTTATTATGTGCTCGGCCAGACGACGGAGGAAGAGTGGAGAACGGACATCAGCCAGCGCCCGGCACCTTGGGCCGAGCTGCAAGGGCGCAGAGTCATCCTGACGCTGCCATCCGAATATGTGCGGAATCTTGGCGATCCGAAGCCATTGCTGGAGCAATGGGATCGGATCGTGGAGTACACGGATGAAGTCGCCGGCTTGTCCCCGGATGCGCCGATGCCTCATCGCAGCGTGAATCTGCCGTTCCGCTACGTGGCGGACCGCCAGATCAGCGCCGGCTTCATGCATGCGGGCTACCCGATTATGTTCCAGATCGATCCGTCCGCGGCGCATGCGGTCGATATCGAGCGGGTCACGCGCAATGGCTGGGGCTTCTGGCATGAGACCGGGCATGAGTATCAGCAGGGCCCGTGGAGTTGGGACGTCACCGGGGAAGTCACGGTCAATATTTATTCCCTGTACGTGCAGCAGAAGTTCGGCAATCCAAGCAATCTGCTCACCCGCAACAGTGAGGGACAGGATTTCTATGATCGCGCCCGGGATTATTTGGAGCAGAGCGATCCGGGCACGACGGTGTACGGCAAGTCCGGTCAGGATCTGTTCGTCAATCTGGTCCTGTTCCGCCAATTGTCGTTAGCCTACGGCTGGGACTTCTATCAAGAGCTGCACCGCGCCTATCGCGAATTGCCGGCGAATCAGCTTCCGGCGGATAATCAGGCCAAGATTGACCTGTTTGTCGTCATGGCCTCGAAGACGGCGGGGGAGGATTTGACCGAATTTTTCGATAAATGGTTCGTCAAATATACGCCCGGTACCGTGAAGGCCCAGATCGCGGCCCTGAACCTGCCGAAGCCTTCGCAGCCGATCTGGGAGCTGCGCGAGAGCGAAGGCATCGAGGCGCCGGTCATTGAGCTTGCGCCTGATCAGGAGTGGACCAAGGAGAAGGTGGAGGTGAAGGTGACCAACCCGACTCCGATAGAGGAAGGCTCTGGCTTGAGAAATCAGTACAAGATCGGGGAAGCCGGCACGTGGACGGAATACCGGGAGCCGTTCACGATCGACGCCGAGGGCGAGACGAACGTCTATGCCAGGGTGAGACAGCTCTCCGGGGTAACGAGCGACGAGGTGATGGCGAGCGTCAAGATTGACCGCACGGCCCCGATCATCGAGGCCTCGGTAACGGATATCGTCTATGGCAGCGCCCCGGTCACGCTGCCGATTGCGGCGACTGACGCCTTGAGCGGCGTGCAGGCGATTACGGTGCTGCTGGATGGCGTTCCGCTGGAGGCTCCTTATGTCATCGTTCCGTCGGAGCTGGCGGCAGGACGTCATGAACTGAAGATTACGGCGTCTGATCATGCAGGGAATGTTCGTGAAGCAACTCTTGCCTTCACAGTAGTGAAGACGGTCTCGGTGCAGGATCTGTATGAGGTGGTGGATCGGGCGGAGGCCGAGGGGCGGATCACGAACCGCGGCATCGTTCAGGCGCTGAAAAGTCATATTGCGAAGGTGGAGAAGGGGGACTTGAACGACCCGGACACATATCGGGCGCTGGAGCAGTTCATTCAGGCCCAGTCCGGCAAGCATATCGATGAGCAGACAGCCAGCGAGCTGCTTCGCCTCATTGCGCAACTGAAGGATGCGTAA
- a CDS encoding extracellular solute-binding protein: MMALTLAACSGGSGSNGQEANGDQPPEKLTNLTYWVQMVSQVSATLKSYNEIEAYKELESVTGVKVDFQHPPEGQQAKEQFNLMLTSDKLPDVIEYSWTSYPGGPEKAIKDGKIIRLNELIDQHAPNLKKVLEAHPEWKKEIMTDEGSIYAFPFIRSHDRLKVFLGPTIRQDWLNKLNLEMPTTIDEWYAVLKAFKENDMNGNGKADEIPLYLAKGDVDASTAFLGAFGINAGFYQEGGTVKYGPTDPRFKEFLTLMNKWYQEGLLDRDFATTDAKLLEAKITGGQIGAAVLYTGSGIGNYNTLMKDKDPNFHLVAAPYPVMNKGDKQIWGYKDFAYTGIGAAITTSNKNPVETVKWLDYAYSEEGTLLFNFGKEGVSYTLENGKPVFKPEVLNNPSGLPLIQSMSQHNRATFSGPFMLDIRFDEQYTTSPDQLKSKEIWAEPTLELKLPRTTPNSEESSRYASIMNDINTFKDEMYLKFIMGQEPLDNFDKYVKTIEGMGLQEAIGIQQNALERYNQR, encoded by the coding sequence ATGATGGCGTTAACGCTGGCTGCCTGCAGCGGCGGCTCCGGATCGAACGGTCAAGAGGCGAACGGCGACCAGCCGCCCGAGAAGCTGACGAATCTGACGTATTGGGTGCAGATGGTCAGCCAAGTCTCCGCCACGCTGAAAAGCTACAATGAAATCGAGGCTTATAAGGAATTGGAGAGTGTCACGGGGGTAAAGGTGGACTTCCAGCATCCGCCGGAAGGGCAGCAAGCGAAGGAGCAGTTCAATCTGATGTTGACCTCGGATAAACTGCCGGATGTCATCGAGTATTCATGGACGAGTTATCCGGGCGGCCCCGAAAAAGCGATTAAGGACGGCAAAATCATCCGCCTGAACGAGCTGATTGATCAGCATGCGCCGAATCTGAAGAAGGTGCTGGAAGCGCATCCGGAGTGGAAGAAGGAGATTATGACGGATGAAGGCAGCATCTATGCGTTCCCGTTCATTCGTTCGCATGATCGGTTAAAAGTATTTCTCGGGCCGACGATCCGGCAGGACTGGCTCAATAAGCTGAACCTGGAGATGCCGACGACGATTGATGAATGGTATGCCGTGCTCAAGGCGTTCAAAGAGAATGATATGAACGGCAACGGCAAGGCCGACGAGATTCCGCTCTATCTGGCCAAAGGCGATGTGGACGCATCGACCGCCTTCCTGGGCGCCTTCGGCATTAATGCCGGATTCTATCAGGAGGGCGGCACCGTCAAGTATGGACCGACGGATCCGAGGTTCAAGGAGTTCCTGACGCTGATGAACAAATGGTATCAGGAAGGGCTGCTGGACCGCGACTTTGCCACCACGGATGCGAAGCTGCTGGAAGCGAAGATCACCGGCGGGCAGATCGGCGCGGCCGTGCTGTATACGGGCAGCGGGATCGGCAATTACAATACGCTCATGAAGGACAAGGACCCGAATTTCCATCTCGTCGCCGCTCCGTATCCCGTCATGAACAAGGGCGACAAGCAGATTTGGGGATATAAGGACTTCGCGTATACGGGCATTGGCGCCGCGATTACGACGAGCAACAAAAATCCGGTCGAGACGGTAAAATGGCTCGATTATGCGTATTCGGAGGAGGGCACCCTGCTGTTCAACTTCGGCAAGGAAGGCGTCAGTTACACGCTGGAGAACGGCAAGCCGGTATTCAAGCCGGAAGTGCTGAACAATCCTTCCGGGCTTCCGCTGATTCAGTCGATGTCGCAGCATAACCGCGCGACGTTCAGCGGACCGTTCATGCTTGATATCCGCTTCGACGAGCAGTATACCACCTCTCCGGACCAGCTCAAGTCCAAGGAGATCTGGGCGGAGCCGACGCTGGAGCTGAAGCTGCCGCGCACGACGCCGAACAGCGAAGAGAGCAGCCGCTATGCTTCCATCATGAACGATATCAACACCTTCAAGGATGAGATGTATTTGAAGTTCATTATGGGGCAGGAGCCGCTTGACAACTTCGACAAATACGTCAAGACAATCGAAGGCATGGGGCTTCAGGAAGCGATCGGGATTCAGCAGAACGCGCTGGAGCGTTATAACCAACGTTAA
- a CDS encoding ABC transporter permease — MAASPPALQPDKKAKERRKLEKRSLIKKDLKRNKYIYLLALPVIAYYAIFHYGPMYGLLMAFKDYSIADGIWGSKWIGFDHFKNFFDSYYFGRLLRNTILINVYELLFAFPAPIILALLLNEIRGRIFKRTVQTISYLPHFISIVVVVGMMFDFLARDGLINQLLGFLGIDSIPFMSEPGWFRTLFVGSGIWQGLGWGSIIYLAAIATIDPTLYEAAKIDGAGRFKQVLHITIPGMMPTIVIMFILNMGSMMSVGSEKVLLMYSPLTYETADVISTFVYRRGVLDSDYGFTTAVGLFNSVVSFILLVVSNTISKRVSEHKLW, encoded by the coding sequence ATGGCAGCTTCACCACCGGCGCTTCAGCCCGACAAGAAGGCGAAAGAACGCCGCAAGCTCGAAAAGCGGAGCCTCATCAAGAAGGACTTGAAGCGGAATAAATATATTTATTTGCTGGCGCTTCCGGTTATCGCGTATTACGCCATTTTCCACTATGGACCGATGTACGGCCTGCTGATGGCTTTCAAAGATTACAGCATCGCGGACGGCATCTGGGGCAGCAAGTGGATCGGCTTCGATCATTTCAAGAACTTCTTCGACAGCTACTACTTCGGCCGCCTGCTACGCAATACGATCCTGATCAATGTTTACGAGCTGTTGTTTGCCTTTCCTGCGCCGATTATTTTGGCCCTGCTGCTGAATGAGATTCGGGGGCGAATCTTCAAGCGCACGGTGCAGACGATCTCTTATCTGCCGCATTTCATCTCGATTGTCGTCGTGGTGGGGATGATGTTCGATTTTCTGGCGCGGGACGGATTGATTAATCAGCTGCTTGGCTTTCTGGGCATCGACAGCATTCCGTTCATGTCAGAGCCTGGCTGGTTCCGGACGCTGTTCGTAGGCTCCGGCATCTGGCAGGGACTCGGCTGGGGCTCGATTATCTACCTGGCCGCGATTGCCACGATCGATCCGACCTTGTATGAAGCAGCCAAGATCGACGGAGCCGGGCGCTTCAAGCAGGTGCTTCATATTACGATTCCGGGAATGATGCCGACCATCGTCATTATGTTCATTCTGAACATGGGTTCGATGATGAGCGTCGGCAGCGAGAAGGTGCTGCTCATGTACAGCCCGCTTACGTACGAGACGGCGGATGTCATCTCCACCTTCGTCTACCGCAGAGGGGTGCTCGATTCGGATTATGGATTCACGACAGCGGTCGGCTTGTTCAACTCGGTGGTCAGCTTTATTTTGCTGGTCGTCTCCAATACGATCAGCAAGCGGGTCAGCGAGCACAAATTATGGTAG
- a CDS encoding alanyl-tRNA editing protein — protein MTKELFLEDCYLQECEAAVLEAVEDKIILDQTVLYPAGGGQEHDTGFLEQDGRTFEVYSVKREGGRIVHYVRNGADLNQGPVRVRVNWERRLGLMRHHTLLHVLGAVVYQKYGALCTGNQIYPDRARIDFNQLQDLTPEQRDDIVKEANRIIAADVPISYRTVSREEAENIPGMIKTVVSLLPPSVRTVRLVAIESVDEQACGGTHVRSTGEIGGMEITDIKSKGKNNKRLEVRAV, from the coding sequence ATGACGAAAGAATTGTTTTTGGAAGATTGTTATCTGCAGGAATGCGAGGCGGCTGTGCTGGAAGCGGTCGAGGACAAAATCATCCTGGACCAGACCGTGCTGTACCCCGCAGGGGGAGGGCAGGAGCATGATACCGGCTTCCTGGAACAGGATGGCCGGACGTTCGAGGTCTACAGCGTAAAACGGGAGGGCGGCCGCATTGTCCACTATGTGAGGAACGGAGCGGACTTGAATCAAGGACCGGTCCGCGTGCGTGTGAACTGGGAGCGTCGCCTGGGGCTGATGCGCCATCACACCCTGCTGCATGTGCTTGGCGCGGTAGTCTACCAAAAATATGGCGCTTTGTGCACGGGCAATCAGATTTACCCTGATCGGGCGCGCATCGACTTCAATCAGCTTCAGGATCTGACGCCGGAGCAGCGGGACGATATCGTGAAGGAAGCGAATCGCATCATTGCGGCGGATGTTCCGATCTCCTACCGGACCGTAAGCAGGGAAGAGGCGGAGAATATTCCCGGCATGATTAAGACGGTTGTCAGTCTGCTGCCGCCCTCTGTCCGCACCGTCCGTCTCGTAGCTATCGAGTCGGTTGACGAGCAAGCCTGCGGGGGCACCCATGTCCGCAGCACCGGAGAAATTGGCGGGATGGAGATTACCGATATCAAAAGCAAAGGAAAAAACAATAAGCGCCTGGAGGTAAGGGCGGTATAA
- a CDS encoding cytochrome P450 family protein: MATSPTIPTVNPFSSDFKDHAYTLYEKLREHDPLHRIILPNGRTAWIVTRYKDAVAALKADHLKKNLFQFITPDEMGLPPSQMDLMLRHMLNSDPPDHTRLRGLVQKAFTPRMIERLKDRIQGIADALLDQVEDQASMELIQDYAYPLPIIVISEMLGLPGEERDQFRQWSHAFVSAINVPEKYKQIESEIDAFTDYITALIEQRRRDPKEDLLSLLVQAESEGDSLSEKELISTILLLIIAGHETTVNLIGNGIFTLLTHPDELETLRNTPSLMDSAIEELLRFMGPVEFATNRWIGEDHEWNGKLISKGDMVLVALASANRDPEYFKQPDRLILSRERNHHIAFGMGIHHCLGAPLARLEGRIAISTLLRRRSGMKLAVPPEQLEWQPTYLMRGFASLPLEFK, encoded by the coding sequence ATGGCCACAAGCCCAACCATCCCGACGGTCAATCCTTTTTCATCCGATTTTAAGGATCATGCTTATACGCTGTATGAGAAGCTCAGAGAACATGATCCGCTTCACCGAATCATTCTGCCCAACGGCAGGACAGCCTGGATCGTGACCCGCTATAAGGACGCCGTAGCCGCTCTGAAAGCCGATCATTTGAAGAAAAATCTGTTCCAATTCATCACGCCCGACGAAATGGGACTCCCCCCGTCCCAAATGGACCTGATGCTCAGACATATGCTCAATTCGGACCCGCCGGATCATACCCGGCTCCGCGGCCTCGTGCAAAAGGCATTTACCCCTCGCATGATTGAAAGGCTAAAGGACCGTATTCAGGGCATAGCGGATGCGCTGCTCGATCAAGTGGAGGATCAGGCCTCCATGGAGCTGATTCAAGATTATGCCTATCCCCTTCCGATTATTGTCATCAGCGAGATGCTGGGTCTGCCCGGCGAAGAGAGGGATCAATTCCGCCAATGGTCCCATGCGTTCGTCTCGGCCATCAATGTGCCGGAGAAATATAAGCAAATCGAATCGGAGATAGACGCTTTTACGGACTATATCACGGCCCTGATTGAGCAGCGCCGGCGAGATCCGAAGGAAGATCTGTTATCCTTGCTGGTTCAAGCGGAATCCGAAGGAGACTCCTTGTCGGAAAAGGAACTGATATCGACGATTCTCCTGCTGATCATCGCCGGGCATGAAACGACCGTAAACCTGATTGGCAATGGCATATTCACGTTATTGACTCATCCGGATGAACTGGAGACGCTGCGGAACACCCCTTCCTTAATGGATTCCGCCATCGAAGAGCTGCTCCGGTTCATGGGCCCGGTCGAATTCGCAACGAACCGCTGGATTGGAGAAGATCATGAATGGAACGGCAAGCTCATCTCGAAGGGGGACATGGTGCTAGTCGCGCTTGCCTCGGCCAACCGCGATCCCGAGTACTTCAAGCAGCCGGATCGGCTGATACTGTCCCGGGAGCGGAACCATCATATCGCGTTCGGAATGGGTATCCATCATTGCCTGGGAGCTCCCCTCGCCCGCCTGGAAGGACGGATTGCGATCAGCACGCTCTTGCGCCGTCGGAGTGGCATGAAGCTGGCCGTGCCGCCCGAGCAGCTCGAATGGCAGCCCACTTATCTGATGCGCGGATTCGCCTCCTTGCCGCTGGAATTCAAGTAA
- a CDS encoding ABC transporter permease, translating into MIRTNNGRTVFHIAKRSLQANRLRNLIIVCAVVLTTLLITSVFTMGFSINRSMELAQMKTAGSDFHGSFKYLKPDEAEKLIRHPSVKQYGKSVLVGRAANAAFKGTTVEINQIDDTMAEHSFVTFKEGGLPSRENEIAMNTWILDLLGVPHEIGAKVRLDMDINGQHMSKNFILSGYYEADRYVAMSGLVFVSEPFVQKNIAHIDPEASRRTGSYANTIRLDVMFNNAWDIEKKIKNVLSEAGVDASYGVNWAYTSVSFSENIANALPYAGLVLIIMLSGYLLIYNIFHISVVKDITFYGLLKTIGTTPRQLRKIISIQANLLYVVALPLGLALGYGIGRWVTPMITGLSSEKIETSYSASPFIFAGAALFSYMTVRIAANKPGRMAARIAPVEAVKFAGISGSSRRKTRRTVHGARLSRMSLANLLRHKKKLFLMLASLSLSIILFGTIYTVISSFNMNKYLNSFISGDFVVKEASAGGRRAIDKAGYALTEDIGKALGAIDGVKSLDKVYYKEVQFQLNETVRSLLEPVAAAEDPGMPVFTSILEKGAVWVQLHGIDSGWIDVIQKSDIAAGAFDREIFDSGDYVLITETALEDDQYASYYQPGDRIKLDGMEKSYAVLAVMKPDALYAAGTQSYRSGGFNVYFPAHEFVTSIDNPEILSVTLHADPAKRDQVAHAAKAVTASFPDLMMISREDYTKEMQGFIRIFQTVGYGLSLVIALIGILNYINTVITGVLSRRNEFAMLESIGMTKKQLKKMLVYEGLYSVLFTCAIAGTAGMYIIYRAGKGISENLAFTEFTMNIWPIASLIPLLVTISLVVTLAAYQSLSKSTIVERLRAVE; encoded by the coding sequence ATGATCCGTACGAACAATGGGAGAACCGTATTCCATATCGCGAAGAGAAGCTTGCAGGCGAACCGGCTGCGCAACCTGATCATCGTATGTGCGGTAGTCTTGACCACGCTGCTGATCACCTCCGTTTTTACCATGGGATTCAGTATCAATAGGTCTATGGAGCTTGCGCAAATGAAAACGGCGGGAAGTGATTTCCACGGCAGCTTCAAATACCTCAAGCCGGATGAGGCGGAGAAGCTGATCCGGCATCCGTCCGTCAAACAATATGGAAAATCCGTGTTGGTTGGCCGTGCCGCAAACGCTGCATTCAAAGGAACGACGGTGGAAATCAATCAAATTGACGACACTATGGCCGAACATAGCTTTGTCACATTCAAGGAGGGTGGCCTTCCTTCCCGAGAAAATGAAATTGCGATGAACACCTGGATACTGGATCTGCTCGGCGTTCCTCATGAAATAGGGGCAAAAGTCCGGCTGGATATGGACATCAACGGTCAGCACATGTCCAAAAACTTCATCTTATCGGGTTATTACGAAGCGGATCGGTATGTGGCGATGTCGGGGCTGGTGTTTGTATCGGAGCCTTTCGTACAGAAGAACATTGCGCACATCGATCCGGAAGCATCCAGGCGGACGGGCAGTTATGCCAATACAATAAGACTGGATGTCATGTTCAACAATGCTTGGGATATCGAGAAGAAGATCAAGAACGTTCTATCCGAGGCCGGGGTTGACGCGTCTTATGGGGTGAACTGGGCCTATACGAGTGTATCCTTTTCTGAAAATATTGCCAATGCACTGCCCTATGCCGGGCTGGTGCTCATCATTATGCTGAGCGGTTACCTGCTGATATACAACATTTTTCATATTTCGGTGGTCAAGGATATTACATTTTACGGTCTATTGAAGACGATTGGGACCACACCCCGGCAGCTTAGAAAGATCATCTCCATTCAGGCCAATCTATTATATGTGGTCGCTCTGCCCCTCGGCCTTGCCTTAGGTTACGGGATCGGACGCTGGGTAACGCCGATGATAACGGGTCTGTCTTCCGAAAAGATAGAGACCTCGTATTCGGCCAGTCCGTTCATTTTCGCGGGGGCGGCGCTGTTCTCCTATATGACGGTCCGGATTGCTGCAAATAAGCCGGGCAGGATGGCGGCAAGGATTGCGCCCGTCGAGGCGGTGAAGTTTGCCGGGATCAGCGGAAGCAGCAGAAGGAAAACCAGGAGAACCGTTCATGGAGCAAGGCTATCGAGAATGTCCCTGGCCAATCTGCTTCGCCACAAGAAAAAGCTGTTCCTGATGCTGGCCTCGCTGTCACTGAGTATTATTCTGTTCGGCACGATTTACACCGTAATCTCATCGTTCAATATGAACAAATACTTGAATTCCTTCATCTCGGGGGACTTCGTTGTCAAAGAAGCTTCCGCAGGCGGCAGAAGGGCTATCGATAAGGCCGGCTATGCGCTGACGGAGGACATTGGCAAGGCGCTAGGGGCAATTGATGGCGTGAAGAGTCTGGATAAGGTGTATTACAAGGAAGTTCAGTTCCAGCTCAATGAAACGGTTCGATCCCTGCTGGAGCCTGTGGCGGCGGCTGAAGATCCCGGCATGCCTGTTTTTACATCTATTTTGGAAAAGGGAGCAGTATGGGTGCAGCTTCATGGGATCGATAGCGGATGGATTGACGTGATTCAGAAGAGCGATATTGCAGCCGGTGCATTTGACCGGGAGATATTCGACTCCGGGGACTATGTATTGATTACGGAAACGGCATTAGAAGACGATCAATATGCAAGTTATTATCAACCGGGCGACCGTATCAAGCTGGACGGCATGGAAAAAAGCTATGCGGTGCTGGCGGTGATGAAGCCGGATGCGCTCTATGCGGCAGGGACGCAGTCTTATCGCAGCGGGGGCTTCAATGTGTATTTCCCGGCGCACGAGTTCGTCACTTCGATCGACAACCCTGAGATTCTCTCCGTTACACTTCACGCCGATCCTGCCAAGCGGGATCAGGTGGCGCATGCTGCGAAGGCCGTAACTGCCTCATTTCCAGATCTGATGATGATATCGAGGGAAGATTACACCAAGGAGATGCAAGGGTTCATCCGCATCTTCCAAACGGTCGGTTATGGATTAAGCTTGGTCATCGCTCTGATTGGCATCTTGAACTATATCAATACGGTCATTACCGGGGTGCTCTCGCGGCGGAATGAATTCGCCATGCTGGAAAGCATCGGCATGACCAAAAAGCAGCTGAAGAAAATGCTTGTGTATGAAGGGCTCTACAGCGTGTTGTTCACATGCGCAATTGCGGGAACGGCAGGCATGTACATCATCTACCGGGCAGGGAAAGGGATATCGGAAAATCTGGCTTTTACGGAGTTCACCATGAACATATGGCCCATCGCGTCCCTCATTCCGCTGCTGGTCACGATCTCCTTGGTCGTAACGCTTGCCGCTTATCAATCGCTCTCCAAATCGACTATCGTGGAAAGACTCCGGGCAGTGGAATAG